The Helianthus annuus cultivar XRQ/B chromosome 15, HanXRQr2.0-SUNRISE, whole genome shotgun sequence genomic sequence CCGGCGACACGGGGCGAGTAGGATTACCACTTTGGTTTGGGTCCGCACTTGATCGGGGAGGAATGAAGCCACGGTTGAATGGATGCATTGTATAAAATATCaagatttgtaaaaaaaaatggaAGAGATGAGAGTGTTTGAGTGTGTGTGGTAAAAAAAATAGGAGAGGAGGTAATGATTTAAAGgaaagtttgaaaaaaaaaattgatttttttttattaaaatgacCGTTTACAACGGTCAAAAATTCAATTCCACAATTTAAAACGCCGTTATGATTATAGtgcttttaaattttttttgggCATAGCGCCCTTGGTTTTGGTGTGCACGACGCCATCTCGGCGCTATGGGGCTTGGTCGCGCCCATTACGTATGCTCTAAACGTTAGAACTTAAAACAAAATCTAAAGTTAAATAATTATACTGGGAGCACAAAAACCAGATAACTTTGGAACTTAAAACAAAGAGTATCTTACCGAGTAAGGCAGCCTTGCAACTTCCCACGAACATTCCAAACACTAAACACGGAATTGTGAACTATATAATTAAACACAAAAGTGAATTTACTCGAACAAAGGCCTCATATTCTATGGAATTTATGACATTATCATTTGGTATTCATGCTTGGGCTTCTTGCCCGTCTCTAGCTACTTTAATTCCAGTGTTGTTCTGGAAATCTTATTATTTTCTCTACAGTCACCGTCTCCTCTTATTTATTGGTACTTTTTTATCTACATCAAACTAGCTACTTGTGTTGGCATCATGTACAACGTGTGATACCTAACTTTATACCGTTTATATTAATTTGATGcgcgaatttgttgtcatgcagGTTTGGtgtttagtcgttccttgacgaACAATGCAATTGTGAGTGTATTATCATGGCTTTTAACACCAAATGGAGATCATATTGTGAAGTCTGCAATTTTAACAAACGCACATGATGTATTATCTTTGGTTTTTTTGGTATTTATGGCTTACGCAGCTGACTCGTTTATTGGGAGATTCAACACACTCTTGTTTTCAAATGTTGCATATATCGTGGTAAGCATCGGTGATCAACAGACATATCTATATAACTAATAAGCTAATCTTCTATTTAAGACGAAAAAGCCATATATAGGTTTCGGGGTTTTAGTTTCTCTATATTTTGAGGGTTTTCCCTCCATTGTAATTACAAATCAGATATTAATTCTCTTTTACATGCTATTAGAGTTGAGTCTCTACAAATCCTAGCCGACGTCACTTCTGTCTTCACTTGACCCGAACCGCCAAAACCATTGTGTTCACTTCCATTGCTTCCATCGTGTTCGTAGTACTCCATTTTGCAAGAATATCTGCCAGAACCTTTATTACTAGTTGCTCGTTTATCCCTGGTTGCGGTGGCTATACCTATCTCCAGATTTTTTGTACAAACGATCTTAAATACTTGAACTTAGCTGTCTACAGAACCACTTGACCATAAATGTACTCAGTTTTGGATCGATTAATCCCTAAACCCATTCCCTCTAATGTTGTCTGCCACTCctctatccccccccccccccaacttcCAGTCTCTATTTAGCCTCCGCCACTAACACAATATTATATGCAAAGAGCACGCACCACGAATTATCCTTTGAATCGATTTAGACAACGAATCtacaacaaccacaaaaaacggACTGATCAAAGCAGACCTTTGGTGGAGTCCTACCTCCATGGTGAAGGAATCAATTTCCCCTAGACGCGCACGAACACTAACTCCAGTCCTACCATACAAGTCGATCATTTCCCATCTTCCTAATTGTTGTGCTCACCTCTCCTTGTGTGATACGTGGATAATAGCGGTTATTTTGTTGTCGCCTTTGACTAGTGGGGTTATATTATGTTACGATGAGTCTTGAAGTAATGAATTATGCTCTCTATGATCTGTATAACTATAAGTCATAACTAAGATTCACATGTTTTTTGAAACAGGCTTTGGTCCTTTTTTGGAAGTTCCATCCACATGATAAGATCTGGGTTCTTTTGGTAACACTTGCTCTTCTAGCTCTTGGAACATCAGGATACAAAATTCTACAAGATGCACTTCGAGACTTGGTAACGGACATTGATGACTCATCAGATCCAGATGAAACACGATCTAATGCTCGTGCAACAATTTGGTATCGTGTAGCATACATGCTTGGTTTCGTGTTAGCAATATTCGTATGGGTTTTTTTGGAGTTTGATTCATCTTGGAAGAGTGCAATCTTTATTTGCATAATCACAATGACATTAGCTGTAATTATATCCGGATTTGGTCATCTTGGCATCTTAGGGTACTTCTTGAAACCAAGTTAATCTCTTAACACCATGTTAGTTAGTTTAGAATAGATAGTTTAGTTTATTATTACAAGGCGGTTACAAGCGGTTATGAAactaagggactaaagttgacaagaTGGAACTTGTTAACCACCATCATTTAGCGAAGAGGTGTGTCCCTCACACACACCCATTCGGAGATCGACATCAAGGAAGGAAGAAGGAGACATGACGGTTCGAATGAATGGCTGAGAATCGACATACCCCTTCAAGATCAATCATAGCCACACAATCCAAGAGACACACCCTTTCACGAAGAGTCATGTCTTTTCATTCGTACCTCTTAGAAACTATAGATAGAGATAGTTTGATTTCATTTGTATTCACTACTCTCATTCGATTTGTATGTATTACACTTATTCGATTATTATAAAGTTGTTATTCAAGTTATTCACGCTcgttagagatcaagatccaagttcgggccaacaaagtggtatcagagcatcaggctctaggcgtgggaatcgcaaggcatcgcagggaattcgcgatcaggtttcaaTTTCGTTTAAATTCGCAAAGTTTCAATTTCAGATTTTATTTTCGGTTCTAGGAAGTCGGTTGAACCGAACGGTTAGGAATCTAGGGTTCGTTTGTTTTGATTCCGGGGTTATAGTGCGAATTAGTTTGATTTGGTTGTTTTGGTTATTACACGATTCGGGGAATCGGGGTTGTTAAGAATATATTGAAACCAAAAGAAAGTTTATTAGAAAGTGAAGATTATTCGGAAAG encodes the following:
- the LOC110909868 gene encoding protein NRT1/ PTR FAMILY 5.10 codes for the protein MEFMTLSFGIHAWASCPSLATLIPVLFWKSYYFLYSHRLLLFIGLVFSRSLTNNAIVSVLSWLLTPNGDHIVKSAILTNAHDVLSLVFLVFMAYAADSFIGRFNTLLFSNVAYIVALVLFWKFHPHDKIWVLLVTLALLALGTSGYKILQDALRDLVTDIDDSSDPDETRSNARATIWYRVAYMLGFVLAIFVWVFLEFDSSWKSAIFICIITMTLAVIISGFGHLGILGYFLKPS